The genomic DNA CCCCGATGCTCGACGAGGCGAGAAGCGAGCTCTCCCTGGTCCGGGCGGAGAAGGAGAGGATCGAGCAGGAGAAGAGCGCCCTGTCCCGCTCTGTTGAGGAGCTGAAGGAGGAGGCGGAGGAGCTTCGCAAGGGCTTGGTCCAGATGCGCAGCGGACGAATCGCCGTTTTCGCCCGCGAGACATTGAGCCAGGCCGCCATAGAGCCGATGAGCACCAGGGGTGAGACAGAGAGAATCTTCCAGGAGCTTCGCCGCAGGGCCGCCCTCGTGGTCGCCGCCCGCACCGGTCAGTCGACATCGGACATTGTCCTGGCCGTCGACCTGGAGACTGAGTCCGAACGGATCGGCGAATGTTCGGACCAACCGATCAGGAGGTTCGTCAGGACGATCGCCGAGGCCAACGCTGTTCTAGGAGAGGACATCCGCGTGGTCTACGAGGTGCGGGACAGCGTGCTTGTCTATAGAAAAGGCGAGCTCCTCCTGTCCCGGATAATACAGCCCTACGAGGGGATCAACGCGGAGACGGAGCTTCACCTGATCCTGCGCATGGTCAACAGGAGGGCGGTAGCCGACGAGATCAAGCCCGACCCTGTCACCGGCGACGTGGGTACCCTGGACGGAGCGCAGTTCTTCGAGGCGGTCGACCAGCTCTCCAAGGCCGACGGCCCTATGAGAATAGACATAACCGCCGCGGAGGACATTCACACGGAGGGCCCGGTGAGGGTTGCGATAAGGCTGAGCCCCGCCGGAGGGACAAATGAACCGCTGGAGGAATGATAAATGTTGATAGTCGCATGCCAGGTCTGCGGCGAGACCAAGGTGATCGCGGGGACCGCCGACATAGACGGAATGGCCCGCGCGATGTGGATCTGCCCCGAATGTGGCACAGGGCAGGTGGTTCAGCTCCCTGTTTCCGCCGACGCCAGGAAGTCCGACCTCCGCGCAATAGTCCGCGGAATGGCGCTGGTCGCCCACGGCGGGCTGGAGGAGTGCCAGTGAACGGAGGCTACCTCTTCTACGACAGCAAGCATGCGATAACAGCGCAGGAGCTTGCGAATCTCTACCGGTTCACCCGCTGGGGGCGCAGCCGCTCGGTCGAGGACATCGAGAGGATGCTGGCCGGGACGTCCATGTGCTTCAGCGTCCGCCACGAGGGTCGGCTGGCGGCCTTCTGCCGCATTCTGACGGACTTCGTCTACCGGGCGTCCCTGTGGGACATAATGGTTCACCCGGACCACCAGGGCAGGAGGGTGGGAACAGCCCTGATCGACTACTCGCTCGACCACCCGGCCATCAGGGAGATACCGCTCATCATCACCTACACCACCGAGCTGGCCCCCTTCCTGACACCTCACGGCTTCACGCAGAGAGAGGACGCCCTGATGCTGCTGAGGCGGCCGATTGAGTATTCCTGAGGAGCTGGCACGGTTCGCCTCGCACCTCCTGTGGCCCGTCGCCTGCCCCTTCTGCGGCTCGGTAGGCGAGAGCGCGTGCGTGCTCTGCCTGAGGCGGCTGCTCGAACCGCCCATGCCGATCGACCTCGGGGGACTGTCGCTCTCCTCCGGCGGGGAGCACGAAGGAGTCATGAGGGAGCTGGTGCTGGCCCTCAAGTACGGAGGAGACAGGTCGCTGGGAAAGGCCATGGGACGTGCCCTCGCGGAGACTTTCCCAAGGCCGGACGCGGACCTGCTGGTGCCCATACCGCTCCACCGGGGCGGCGAGAGATCGTTCAACCAGTCGGCGGCCATCGCCGAGGGCGCGGGGACGGTGTGGGGCATTCCGGTGCTGGACGGGCTGGCATGGAGCGAGAGGCGAGCGGCCCAGACGTCGCTCGGCCTCGTGGACCGCAAGATGATGCCCGCGGACGTGTTTCGCACGGTGAAGCGCGGTATCTCGGGGAGGAGGGTGGTCCTGGTGGACGACGTCTCCACAACAGGAACGACCCTGCTGAGGGCCGCCGGGGCCGTCGGTCGGGGAGGCGGTCGCGTGGAAAGCGCCATGACGTGGACGTATGTGCCGGGGGGGGCTAAAGAGCCCGTCGACGCCGTCCGATAACTGATATGAAGTGAAGAAACTCTCCCACTGGGGTGATAACTATGCTTGACAAGATCTCCGGCGTGTACGGACCAACCGCCGCAGGCAAACTGAAATCGAAGAGGGACCGCCCCTCCCCTGCCAGGGATGTCAGGGGGGACGGCGCGGAGTTCAGCTCGTTCGCGGTCGAACTGGCCAAGGCCTCGGCCGAGCTGAAGAAGATCCCCGACGTGCGGGAACAGCTCGTAGACGACTTCAAAAAACGCATCGCCGAGGGGACCTACTCACCCGACCTGAACAGCGTGGCTCGAAGCCTGATAAACGCGGGACTGCTGGACCAGAAGGACTAACCGTGCCCTCTGCCGACTCTCTGGCGGAAGCGCTGACGCAGCAGGCCATCGTCCTGCGCAGGCTCGGTGATGCTACCGTTAGACAGAGAGAGGCGCTCAAAGAGGGGCGCCTCGATCTTTTACAGGACATCTTCAAGGAGCAGCAGTCCGCGGGCTTCGCGGCCGAGGCCGCCGAGGAGCGCCGCAGGCGGGAGGCCGAAGGGCTTGCCAGGGCCCTCGGGTGCGAGCCAAACATCAGCGCCATCTGCGCCCGCCTGCCCGAGGAGGAGGCCTCCCCGCTGAGGGAGAGGGCCGACGAACTGCTCCTCCTGGTGAACGCGCTGCAGTCCGAGATATTCATCCTCTCCTCCTTGGTAGAGGAGAACCAGCGCCTCAACGGAATGATGGCCGCCGAGTGGCGGAGGCTGGAGGGCATGTACCCCTCATCCCGCTCCGGCTACGACTTCAAAGGATAAGGAGGCAACCACCCCATGTTGAACAGCTTTTTCGGCCTTGAAATGGGGCGACGCGCCCTCGACTACTTCCGCAGGGGGATGGAGACCGCCGGTCACAACATCTCGAACGCAGACGTGGAGGGCTTCTCCCGCCAGAGGGTGGAGGCCTCCACCACGCGCCCCTTCACCGAGCCGGGGCTCAACCGCCCGGCGATTCCCGGGCAGATCGGCACCGGCGTCCAGATAGACGCCATAGTCCGCCTCCGCGATGCCTTTCTGGACATACAGTTCCGCGAGGAGAACACGGTCAAGGGCTACTGGGAGCAGATCGACCGAGCCATGGATGCGCTGCAGGTATACGTCAACGAGCCGGCCGGCAAGGGGTTCAAGACCTCCCTGGACGAGTACTGGGGCGTGCTGCAGGAGCTGCACAAGAGGCCGGACAGCTCCAGCGTGCGCGAGGAGATAGTCGAGAAGACCAAGAACCTGACCGTCTACCTGGACCAGCTGGTCATGAACTACGACGAGTACCGCACTGCCATGAACCGAGAGGTAAAGCTGATGGTCCAGGAGGTAAACACCATAATCGAGCAGATAGCCGCGCTCAACAGGACCATAGCGCAAGTCCAGGCGGCGCACGGCAACCCGAACGACCTGATGGACAGGCGCGACCTGCTGGTGGAGAAGCTGGCCAAGTTCATCGACATAGACGTCAACCCGCCGTGCCTCGAGGGGGACGGCGAGTTCAAGATAGACCTCCACGGCAAGCTGCTGGTGCAGGGGGAGCAGACCCGGCACCTGGTGCTCGTGGACGTGCCCGGCAACAGGGGCTTCTACGACGTGCAGGTGGAGGACAACCTCTTTGACGTAGTCTCCAACACGGACGTGCTGCACGCTACCGTCGAGCAGGGCGCGCCGGAGGCCATCCACACTGTCCACGTGAAGCGACTGGCCACCGAGAACAACTGGTCGCTGGGCCTGGGGGAGACTCACTGTCCGGACAGGGTCAAGCCGGAGACGAAGACGGAGGCCCTCAACCTCAGCGGCGCCTTCAGGCTGCAGATCGGCAGCCAGGGCACTCGCGTGTCCTCGTCCATATTCACGGCGGATCCCCCCGGCAACGGGATCGTTCTGGAGGGGGGCAAGCCGGGCGACGAGTACATCTTCAGGGTATCTGCGCACGACGTCGAGCGACTGATAAACGTGTCGTGGAACCAGGCGGATAACCGTTGGGACATCTCCGTCGACGGGGCCCTCTCGGGCTTCTCGACCGGGGAGGACCTCGCGCTGAAGGATCTGCACAAGGCCCTCGGAGGCTTCGCCCCCAACGTCGTGGTCTCGATTAACTCGGGTGAGAACCAGGTAGGGCTCGCGGGCATCGACGACGACCTTCTCTCCATAGTCGACATAAAGGGCGACCTGGCCTCCGTGCTCGGGATAGCCAACGACGCCCCTATCATCACGATCGAAGTGACGGAGGAGGACTCGCTGGAGACCATCCGCAACAAGATAAACAGCGCCTACACCACCTCCGGAGACCTGAACAGGCCGGAGGACTGGCTGCACGCGTCGATAGAGCTGGACCGTGCCACGGACACCTACTACCTGGTGCTGGAGAGCAACGCTTCGGGCGAGGCGCACCGGATAAACGTGATGGGGGACAGGGCGGGCAATCTGCAGATAGCCAAGAGGCTCGGCTTTCTGAACGGAGCGGACGACAGCTCCAGCTTCCTTGCAGTGTCGCGCGACGCCGCCTTCACCTTCGACGGAAAGCTCTACCTCTCCGAGAGCAACGCCTTCCGGAACGCACGACCGGTCCCGGTAAAGAACGACTACTCCGCCACGACAATGGAGGAGGTCTCGGAGGGAATACGCCTGGACCTGAAGGGGACGGGGCAGGCCAGCATAACGGTCCGCCATCACGTCAAGGGCGGCGCTATCAAGGGAATATTGGAGGCCAGGGACGACGTAGTCCTGAACTTCCTCGACGTCTTCGACGAGATAGCCTTCACCCTGGCGAGCGAGATGAACGCCCTGCACTACGCCGGGCACGGCATGGGCGAGAACTCCCATTCCACGGGAGTGGCCTTCTTCACCCCGATATCAGGCCTGTACGGGGCGAGCCGCAGCCTCTCCATAGCCCGCGCTATCGACGAGGACCGCAGCCTGATAGCCGCCGCAAGCGGAGACGGGCACGGCTACACGATGGGCGAGGGGGACGGAAGCAACGCGCTGCGAATGGCGCAGCTGAAGCAGTCCAAGGTGCTGCAGAGCCGCAGCTCCGACTTCAACACCTTCTACGAGGCCTTCATTGCCAGCCTCGGCTCGCAGGCCCAGAGGGCGGAGACCATGCTGAAGAACCAGAACACACTGGTGACCCAGATCGACAACCAGAGGCAGTCGATAATGGGAGTGAACGTGGACGAGGAGATGATGGACATAATCAAGTTCCAGCAGGCGTTCAACGCCATCTCCCGCTATATAACCACCATAGACGAGATGCTCGACAGGATCATCAACGGCATGGGCATCGTGGGCAGGTAAGGAGGTACCGGTCATGCAGCGAGTAACCAACGTAATGGTCCAGAGCCTGATGCTCTCGGACATGCACAGGAACCTCTCACGGCTGCTCGACTTTCAGCACAAGCTGGCGACGGGCAAGAAACACTCGCGTCCTTCCGACCACCCGATAGACGTGACCAGGGAGCTTGCGCTTCAGACGACCCTGTTCGAGAACAACCAGTACATACGCAACCAGGACGACGCCATGACCTGGCTGGCCAACACCGACGCGGCCTTCAACCAGATGATGGACGTGGCTCACCGCATACGAGAGCTCACCATCTACGCGGGCAACGGCGCGCTCGGCCCCGGCGAGACCAGGGCGATAGCAGACGAGATAATGGAGCTGCAGGAGGAGATGCGCAACATCGCCAACTACTCGGTGGAGGGGCGGTTTCTGCTCTCCGGCCTGGCCACCGGCGTGCGCCCGTTCGAGAAGGACCCCCTCGGCAACATAGTCTACAACGGCAACACGGGCAAGGTACAGTACGAGGTCGAGCGGGGCGTGGTCGGCAACGTCAGCTTCCACGGGCGGGAGGTCTTCCCGCTGGAGTACGTCTCCAACACCCTCACCAGCGTCGAGGTCCCGATAGACTTCATGTGGAAGGGGCGAGACGAGATAGTTCAGATCAAGGTCGGCGACCGAGCTGTCAAGGTCCACCTGACCGAGGACTGGGTCGACCGAAACATAAACGGCAGGGTCGACCTTACTGACTACAACCGCTTCCGCGACCATGGCGAGGTGCGCGGCCTCACCCTCGACGACATAGCCAAGCAGATCGAGGAGAGCATGGACATGGGCGACGTCAGCCGCCTGATCTCCGTGAGCGTGCAGAAGGACTACAACAACGGCACCCAGCGACTCGTCTTCAAGAGCCACACAGGCGAGCCGATACAGGTTACAAGCTGGCCCGAGACCGACAGGCTGCAGCAGACGCAGAGCATAGTCGGGGAGGGCTTGACGGCATGGACTGCGAACGACGACGGGACGCTACGGATCTACGTCCCAGGCGGCTTGGACGAGACGATCGACGTCGTCGCAGGGGATACCCTGCAGGATATCGCGGACAAGATCAACTCGACCGTCCAGGGGATAGAGGCTCGACTGTCGCCAGGGGATCCGTTGACGGAACCCGTCAGCCTGGTGGTCAGCTCGACCAAGGTCGACTTCCAGTTCCACATGGACCTGACCGAAGGCGCGCGGGAAATATTCGTCTCCGCTCCCGCCGATCCGGTCGTGACTCTCGCCTCAGAGGAGTCCAAGAGGCCCGTCGACCACAGCCACATAGACTTCTCGACCCTGATGGGGATGGAGACGACGCTTAAGAGCCGTCAGTTCGCGGACGGCGAGACCTTCAACGTCGCCACGGACCTGCACCTGCGCTTCGAGAGCGGGAAGAACGTGTCGGAGCTCAAAATCGACGGGGGCGGCACCCTCACGATAGACCAGCTCGCCGAGCGTATCAGACAGGTCGCTGGCGACTGGCTCGAGGTCGTCGTTCACGAGGACCACACAGAGATGGGCTTGGGAACCAGCGAGAACCTTGAGGAAATGACGAAGAGGCTGATACTGCGCCCCAAGGACAACGAGCCTCTGATCGTCATAGACAGGAATACCTCCAACCATGCGATGGACCTCGGCCTCTCCACCGCGATCCACAGCACGGGAGGGCAGCACGTTCAGGTTCAGTTCCCGGACTTCCTCTGCCTGGACAGGAACATGGCCGCTCGCGTGCAGGTCACGGTCGGCGGCAAGCAGTTCGCCGTCAAGCTCTACCCGGAGGACGTCGCGATCGACGCCACGGCCCCGACGATAGTGGCCGATCAGGCCAAGGTCATGGACCAGATAGTCAGACAGGTCAACTCGGCCGCGGGGGAGGAGCTGCTGGCCTGGACCGCCCTGGACGCGACAGCCACCTACCCGCAGGTCTCCATCTACGCCAAGAACGGCGAGGCCCTCAGGATAATCGATCTGCCGATAGGAGATCCTGCCTGGACGCCCTCGTACACTGCGGGGATAGCGATGCAGATGGGTCTGGCATCCGGGATAACGAGCACGCCCGTCTCCGAGGGCACGGTTTTGACGGCGGGCACCATACGGATAGAGTCGCTCGGCCGCACGGTCGACGTGGACATCTCTGCCGGAGACAACCCTGTAACAGTAGCCGACAAGATACGCAAGGCTGCTGGTAGCTGGCTCGATGTGGCCTACTTCGACCCGGACAAGCCTAATGCGACGGACGACGTGATGCTGAACATCGCCGCCAAGGACGGCGCGCCCATATCCATATTTGATGTCACCGGAAATGTGGCCCGTACCGTTCACATCGACAACGCCATCCGCGGCGACACAGACGTCTCGGGCTGGGCGCCGGACGGAGCATTGGCCAACAACCTGCTGACGATAACAGTGGACGGATACAGCCACACGATAGACCTGAACGCCATCTTCGACAGCAACGACGACGGTACGACGGATATAGAGGACGTCGTGGCCGCGATAAACGCTCGCTTCCAGGGGCAGGACGTCAAGGCTCAGCTGGTCGAAGACGGCGGAAATAGCTATCTCGTGCTCACCTCGCCCAGGGGATACAGAATTACGGTCGGCGGCACCGCCCAACCTCTCCTCACGGGCGGCGAGACAACGACGACACCCCGCGCCGGCTCTCCATCCGCCCGCTATACCCAGAACGTAGTCGTCCGCACAGCCTCCGACACCAGGAGGACCGACTTCTTCGACGTGATGGGCAACCTCGCAAACTCCGTGGCGGCAGAGGACCGGGAGGGACTAAGCGATATCATGCTGGGCCAGGTGGACCAGTTCATAGACAACCTGCTGAAGTGCCGCACATCCGGCGGCGCCATCCTCAAGCGCTACGAGAACAACCAGGCGCGCTTCAAGCAGAACAACGTCTACGTCACCGACCTGTACAGCAAGGTCTCCGACATAGACCTGGCCGAGACCAGCACCCAGTTCGCCATGGCCCAGGCCGTCTACCAGTCCAGCCTGGCCGTCATAGCCAAGATAGTCCAGCCCACCCTGGTGGACTTCCTGAGGTAGAAAAAACAGTCTAAGCCGATCAAGAACAAAGCCCCCGCCTTAGGGCCAGGGGGCTTTGTTGTGTAACAAACCAGTCATCCCGAACGACCAATGGCCCCTTTTGTCATCCCGAACGACCAACGGCCTCTTTTGTCATCCCGAACGGCGCAAAGCGCCGGAGGGATCTTGCTTAGAAGCCAACTCGAAGCGAGATCCCTCGCTACGCTCGGGATGACGAACGCGTCTGTCGCCTGCTTCGCGGCCAGGTGCACGCCGCATAAGCGATCGACAGTGCGAAGCCTCCGGCACGCAACTGCCGGAAGGCTCGCTGTGCTTCGCCTGTCGCCTGTCTGACCCCTCGTCGCCTGAGGCTCCTCGGGACAAGCGAACGACAAGGCTCGCTGTGCTTCGCCTGTCGCCTGTCTGACCCCTCGTCGCCTG from Synergistaceae bacterium includes the following:
- a CDS encoding DUF3084 domain-containing protein codes for the protein MQIQIWSDMNWGLILALVVLSGVLAYLGDVLGMRLGKRRISLLGLRPRDTSRVITAITGALISIAILVTMTIISDNVRTALFSMKFLQGQLQTLTRDLQKSRDEAELAAMNLAGSETRLQEQQKMLSEVQSELESVSPMLDEARSELSLVRAEKERIEQEKSALSRSVEELKEEAEELRKGLVQMRSGRIAVFARETLSQAAIEPMSTRGETERIFQELRRRAALVVAARTGQSTSDIVLAVDLETESERIGECSDQPIRRFVRTIAEANAVLGEDIRVVYEVRDSVLVYRKGELLLSRIIQPYEGINAETELHLILRMVNRRAVADEIKPDPVTGDVGTLDGAQFFEAVDQLSKADGPMRIDITAAEDIHTEGPVRVAIRLSPAGGTNEPLEE
- a CDS encoding alcohol dehydrogenase, which produces MLIVACQVCGETKVIAGTADIDGMARAMWICPECGTGQVVQLPVSADARKSDLRAIVRGMALVAHGGLEECQ
- a CDS encoding GNAT family N-acetyltransferase, yielding MNGGYLFYDSKHAITAQELANLYRFTRWGRSRSVEDIERMLAGTSMCFSVRHEGRLAAFCRILTDFVYRASLWDIMVHPDHQGRRVGTALIDYSLDHPAIREIPLIITYTTELAPFLTPHGFTQREDALMLLRRPIEYS
- a CDS encoding ComF family protein; protein product: MSIPEELARFASHLLWPVACPFCGSVGESACVLCLRRLLEPPMPIDLGGLSLSSGGEHEGVMRELVLALKYGGDRSLGKAMGRALAETFPRPDADLLVPIPLHRGGERSFNQSAAIAEGAGTVWGIPVLDGLAWSERRAAQTSLGLVDRKMMPADVFRTVKRGISGRRVVLVDDVSTTGTTLLRAAGAVGRGGGRVESAMTWTYVPGGAKEPVDAVR
- the flgM gene encoding flagellar biosynthesis anti-sigma factor FlgM, which produces MLDKISGVYGPTAAGKLKSKRDRPSPARDVRGDGAEFSSFAVELAKASAELKKIPDVREQLVDDFKKRIAEGTYSPDLNSVARSLINAGLLDQKD
- a CDS encoding flagellar protein FlgN, with the translated sequence MPSADSLAEALTQQAIVLRRLGDATVRQREALKEGRLDLLQDIFKEQQSAGFAAEAAEERRRREAEGLARALGCEPNISAICARLPEEEASPLRERADELLLLVNALQSEIFILSSLVEENQRLNGMMAAEWRRLEGMYPSSRSGYDFKG
- the flgK gene encoding flagellar hook-associated protein FlgK, translated to MLNSFFGLEMGRRALDYFRRGMETAGHNISNADVEGFSRQRVEASTTRPFTEPGLNRPAIPGQIGTGVQIDAIVRLRDAFLDIQFREENTVKGYWEQIDRAMDALQVYVNEPAGKGFKTSLDEYWGVLQELHKRPDSSSVREEIVEKTKNLTVYLDQLVMNYDEYRTAMNREVKLMVQEVNTIIEQIAALNRTIAQVQAAHGNPNDLMDRRDLLVEKLAKFIDIDVNPPCLEGDGEFKIDLHGKLLVQGEQTRHLVLVDVPGNRGFYDVQVEDNLFDVVSNTDVLHATVEQGAPEAIHTVHVKRLATENNWSLGLGETHCPDRVKPETKTEALNLSGAFRLQIGSQGTRVSSSIFTADPPGNGIVLEGGKPGDEYIFRVSAHDVERLINVSWNQADNRWDISVDGALSGFSTGEDLALKDLHKALGGFAPNVVVSINSGENQVGLAGIDDDLLSIVDIKGDLASVLGIANDAPIITIEVTEEDSLETIRNKINSAYTTSGDLNRPEDWLHASIELDRATDTYYLVLESNASGEAHRINVMGDRAGNLQIAKRLGFLNGADDSSSFLAVSRDAAFTFDGKLYLSESNAFRNARPVPVKNDYSATTMEEVSEGIRLDLKGTGQASITVRHHVKGGAIKGILEARDDVVLNFLDVFDEIAFTLASEMNALHYAGHGMGENSHSTGVAFFTPISGLYGASRSLSIARAIDEDRSLIAAASGDGHGYTMGEGDGSNALRMAQLKQSKVLQSRSSDFNTFYEAFIASLGSQAQRAETMLKNQNTLVTQIDNQRQSIMGVNVDEEMMDIIKFQQAFNAISRYITTIDEMLDRIINGMGIVGR
- the flgL gene encoding flagellar hook-associated protein FlgL, whose protein sequence is MQRVTNVMVQSLMLSDMHRNLSRLLDFQHKLATGKKHSRPSDHPIDVTRELALQTTLFENNQYIRNQDDAMTWLANTDAAFNQMMDVAHRIRELTIYAGNGALGPGETRAIADEIMELQEEMRNIANYSVEGRFLLSGLATGVRPFEKDPLGNIVYNGNTGKVQYEVERGVVGNVSFHGREVFPLEYVSNTLTSVEVPIDFMWKGRDEIVQIKVGDRAVKVHLTEDWVDRNINGRVDLTDYNRFRDHGEVRGLTLDDIAKQIEESMDMGDVSRLISVSVQKDYNNGTQRLVFKSHTGEPIQVTSWPETDRLQQTQSIVGEGLTAWTANDDGTLRIYVPGGLDETIDVVAGDTLQDIADKINSTVQGIEARLSPGDPLTEPVSLVVSSTKVDFQFHMDLTEGAREIFVSAPADPVVTLASEESKRPVDHSHIDFSTLMGMETTLKSRQFADGETFNVATDLHLRFESGKNVSELKIDGGGTLTIDQLAERIRQVAGDWLEVVVHEDHTEMGLGTSENLEEMTKRLILRPKDNEPLIVIDRNTSNHAMDLGLSTAIHSTGGQHVQVQFPDFLCLDRNMAARVQVTVGGKQFAVKLYPEDVAIDATAPTIVADQAKVMDQIVRQVNSAAGEELLAWTALDATATYPQVSIYAKNGEALRIIDLPIGDPAWTPSYTAGIAMQMGLASGITSTPVSEGTVLTAGTIRIESLGRTVDVDISAGDNPVTVADKIRKAAGSWLDVAYFDPDKPNATDDVMLNIAAKDGAPISIFDVTGNVARTVHIDNAIRGDTDVSGWAPDGALANNLLTITVDGYSHTIDLNAIFDSNDDGTTDIEDVVAAINARFQGQDVKAQLVEDGGNSYLVLTSPRGYRITVGGTAQPLLTGGETTTTPRAGSPSARYTQNVVVRTASDTRRTDFFDVMGNLANSVAAEDREGLSDIMLGQVDQFIDNLLKCRTSGGAILKRYENNQARFKQNNVYVTDLYSKVSDIDLAETSTQFAMAQAVYQSSLAVIAKIVQPTLVDFLR